The following are from one region of the Phormidium sp. PBR-2020 genome:
- a CDS encoding ATP synthase subunit I, translating to MATLLISGAVFASLWCLSSRDVALNYSIGALVGTVYLRMMARDVERLGRTKVRLGNGRMALFIGLMVVATQVQQLQILPTFFGFMTYKVAVLVHVLLTTFAPDLNSSRQPN from the coding sequence ATGGCAACATTGCTGATTTCCGGAGCGGTCTTCGCCTCACTCTGGTGTCTATCCTCCCGTGATGTGGCCTTAAATTATTCGATTGGGGCCCTAGTTGGCACGGTGTACTTAAGAATGATGGCGAGAGATGTCGAACGTCTCGGTCGGACGAAGGTTCGGTTGGGGAACGGACGAATGGCACTGTTTATCGGGCTAATGGTGGTCGCCACCCAAGTTCAGCAGCTCCAGATTCTCCCCACCTTCTTTGGGTTTATGACGTACAAAGTGGCGGTTCTCGTCCATGTCCTGTTGACGACGTTCGCGCCGGACTTAAACTCTTCCAGGCAACCCAATTGA
- a CDS encoding F0F1 ATP synthase subunit A has translation MLDVLHTVNTFPLANLEVGQHWYWEVGSLKLHGQVFLTSWFVIALLAIASILATRNLQRVPSGLQNFMEYALEFIRDLAKAQIGEKEYRPWVPFVGTLFLFIFVSNWSGALVPWKLIELPASELAAPTNDINTTVALALLTSLAYFYAGISKRGLGYFARYIEPTPVLLPINILEDFTKPLSLSFRLFGNILADELVVAVLVLLVPLFVPLPVMVLGLFTSAIQALIFATLAAAYIGEAIEGHGDHD, from the coding sequence ATGCTCGACGTGCTACATACCGTTAATACTTTCCCTTTGGCTAACTTGGAGGTCGGTCAACATTGGTACTGGGAAGTCGGTAGCCTTAAACTTCACGGACAAGTCTTTCTGACCTCTTGGTTCGTGATCGCCCTGTTGGCGATCGCCTCGATTTTAGCAACTCGCAACCTACAACGGGTTCCGAGCGGACTCCAAAATTTCATGGAGTACGCCCTGGAGTTCATCCGGGATCTGGCCAAAGCCCAGATCGGGGAAAAAGAGTATCGCCCCTGGGTTCCTTTCGTGGGAACGTTATTTTTATTCATTTTCGTGTCAAACTGGTCTGGGGCACTTGTTCCTTGGAAGCTCATTGAGCTGCCAGCGAGTGAACTTGCCGCCCCCACCAACGATATCAACACGACGGTGGCATTGGCATTGCTAACCTCTCTAGCGTACTTCTACGCAGGAATCAGCAAACGTGGGCTGGGCTACTTCGCTCGCTATATTGAGCCAACGCCGGTTCTGCTTCCGATCAACATTCTGGAAGATTTTACCAAACCCCTCTCCCTGAGTTTCCGTCTCTTTGGTAACATCTTAGCGGACGAATTGGTGGTAGCAGTTTTGGTTCTGCTCGTGCCCCTGTTCGTTCCGTTACCCGTGATGGTACTGGGATTGTTTACCAGTGCAATTCAGGCGTTGATTTTTGCCACTCTTGCGGCTGCCTATATCGGCGAA